In the genome of Nonlabens sp. MB-3u-79, one region contains:
- a CDS encoding polymer-forming cytoskeletal protein, with translation MFNNKKNSNSYMESGKSQNRISHGTTIDGDVVSEGGFRIDGTINGTLKTSAKVVIGKDGKVEGTLDCNNADIEGVFSGKLLVQGLLTLKSTAHITGEVTTQKLAVEPGATFNASCTMEPGSNPMNNSKKEKSV, from the coding sequence ATGTTTAACAATAAAAAGAACAGCAACTCTTATATGGAATCAGGTAAGTCACAAAACAGAATAAGTCATGGAACAACTATAGACGGAGATGTAGTTAGTGAAGGTGGTTTTAGAATAGATGGAACTATAAACGGCACTCTTAAAACATCAGCAAAAGTGGTGATTGGGAAAGACGGTAAAGTAGAGGGTACCTTAGATTGTAACAATGCAGACATTGAAGGTGTTTTTTCTGGAAAGCTTTTAGTTCAAGGATTACTTACTTTAAAGTCTACGGCACATATCACAGGAGAGGTGACGACACAAAAACTAGCTGTAGAGCCAGGGGCTACTTTTAATGCCAGTTGTACGATGGAGCCGGGGTCAAACCCCATGAATAATAGTAAAAAAGAAAAATCTGTTTAA
- a CDS encoding DUF6168 family protein, giving the protein MNFYLKAFLLILVLTSVSISLHYFIEESPVFQLYKLYIFLGSATFASVCCMHYLYQLVPDQLGYVFLVTVFVKFGAALILFPQLLSQEPPLTKGQILTFLIPYFTFLAVEAFMVIKWLNNNTLESLEN; this is encoded by the coding sequence ATGAATTTTTACCTTAAAGCATTTTTACTTATTCTAGTATTGACTTCAGTAAGTATTAGTTTGCATTATTTTATAGAAGAATCTCCAGTATTCCAGCTATATAAACTTTATATATTTCTAGGCTCTGCTACATTTGCTTCAGTTTGTTGCATGCACTATTTATATCAATTAGTTCCTGATCAATTGGGCTATGTTTTTTTAGTAACGGTATTTGTGAAATTTGGTGCCGCCTTGATTTTATTTCCTCAATTACTAAGTCAAGAACCACCTTTGACTAAAGGTCAAATACTTACTTTTCTAATTCCTTATTTTACCTTTCTAGCTGTAGAAGCTTTTATGGTGATCAAGTGGCTCAATAATAACACTTTAGAGTCTTTAGAAAATTAA
- the atpB gene encoding F0F1 ATP synthase subunit A, which produces MYRAYLKTAFFALVFIAFAKANGQNDHEKQLTKGEKIVFDEVDGGDYGEGDAVNTKTEVDNFIAHHLQDSHYFTLFEKVEDHFFVSLPLPVIIWDNGLRVFMSSLFHHGEEIAEIDGNYYQLHHSKIYKVNGPDDFIAADVHHPENIKPFDISITKNVVTAILVGLIIFLIFGGLAKQYKKRSIPKGFGRVLEPLVIYVRDEIAKPNVGEKKYRKFMGFLLTVFFFIWIANLLGLTPLGTNLTGNIAVTVCLALVTYLITTFSANKDYWKHIFWMPGVHWVMKIFFIPIELLGTLTKPFALLVRLYANITAGHVVLFTLLGAITVAKTDLDVTTGASIGYGVFYFILALFITLIELLVAFLQAYIFTLLSALFIGMAVAEHDHPEHAGAKEDDVDEVRERFV; this is translated from the coding sequence ATGTATAGAGCTTACCTAAAAACAGCTTTTTTCGCTTTGGTTTTTATTGCTTTCGCGAAAGCGAATGGACAAAATGACCACGAGAAACAATTAACTAAGGGTGAAAAAATCGTCTTTGATGAAGTTGATGGTGGCGATTATGGCGAAGGAGATGCTGTAAACACCAAGACTGAAGTAGATAATTTTATAGCGCATCACCTTCAAGATTCCCATTATTTTACTCTTTTTGAAAAGGTTGAAGATCACTTTTTTGTAAGTCTACCACTACCCGTCATCATATGGGATAATGGTTTAAGAGTTTTTATGTCATCTCTGTTCCACCATGGTGAAGAGATTGCAGAAATTGACGGCAACTATTATCAATTGCACCATAGCAAAATATATAAGGTCAATGGACCAGATGATTTTATCGCCGCAGATGTTCACCATCCAGAAAATATAAAGCCTTTTGATATTTCAATTACCAAGAATGTGGTTACCGCGATTCTAGTGGGACTGATTATTTTCTTGATCTTTGGTGGGCTAGCAAAGCAGTATAAAAAACGTTCCATTCCTAAAGGTTTTGGTCGTGTATTAGAACCTTTGGTAATTTATGTTCGTGACGAGATCGCAAAGCCTAATGTGGGAGAGAAAAAGTACCGCAAGTTTATGGGTTTCTTATTAACGGTTTTCTTTTTTATCTGGATTGCAAACTTGTTAGGACTTACTCCTCTAGGAACTAATTTAACTGGTAACATAGCCGTAACGGTATGTTTGGCTTTAGTGACCTATCTCATTACAACCTTTAGTGCCAACAAAGATTACTGGAAGCATATTTTCTGGATGCCAGGTGTACACTGGGTCATGAAAATTTTCTTTATACCTATTGAATTACTAGGAACATTGACCAAGCCATTTGCGCTTTTAGTACGTTTATATGCAAATATAACTGCAGGTCACGTGGTACTTTTTACCTTATTAGGAGCGATTACCGTTGCCAAAACAGATTTAGATGTTACCACTGGAGCAAGTATAGGATATGGGGTCTTTTACTTTATTCTTGCTTTGTTTATCACATTAATAGAATTATTAGTAGCTTTTCTACAAGCATATATATTCACCCTACTTTCTGCCCTATTCATAGGTATGGCGGTAGCAGAGCATGATCATCCAGAACATGCCGGTGCAAAAGAAGATGATGTAGATGAAGTAAGAGAACGTTTTGTTTAA
- the atpE gene encoding ATP synthase F0 subunit C — translation MEIPTIVGAGLIAIGAGIGLGMIGGKAMEAIARQPEAAGKIQTAMIIIAALLEGFAFAALLLG, via the coding sequence ATGGAAATCCCAACTATTGTAGGTGCAGGACTTATTGCAATCGGAGCTGGTATCGGTCTAGGAATGATCGGTGGAAAAGCAATGGAAGCAATCGCTAGACAGCCAGAGGCTGCTGGTAAAATCCAAACAGCGATGATTATCATCGCAGCACTTCTTGAAGGTTTTGCTTTTGCTGCGCTTCTTTTAGGATAG
- a CDS encoding F0F1 ATP synthase subunit B, producing the protein MDQLINDFSLGLFFWQLVIFIGLIFLMAKFAWKPILSSLDSREQGIVDALAAAENAKLEMVNLEASNQAAAQEARVHRDEMIKEAREIKEKMISDAAGQAQEKADKIIASAQEAIESEKKAALADIKSQVAELSVSIAEKLTRNELSEKDAQLALIDKMLAEANI; encoded by the coding sequence ATGGATCAGTTAATAAATGATTTTTCGCTAGGCCTTTTCTTCTGGCAACTTGTTATCTTCATAGGATTAATATTCCTTATGGCAAAGTTTGCATGGAAGCCTATATTGAGTAGCTTAGACTCACGTGAACAAGGAATTGTTGATGCACTCGCTGCAGCAGAAAACGCAAAGCTAGAGATGGTAAATCTGGAAGCTTCCAATCAAGCGGCAGCTCAAGAGGCTCGTGTCCACAGGGACGAGATGATTAAAGAAGCTCGCGAGATCAAAGAAAAAATGATCTCAGATGCTGCTGGGCAGGCTCAAGAAAAAGCAGATAAAATTATTGCTAGTGCTCAAGAAGCTATAGAATCTGAGAAAAAAGCTGCTCTTGCAGACATTAAATCTCAAGTTGCAGAACTTTCTGTAAGCATAGCTGAGAAATTAACACGCAACGAGCTTTCTGAAAAAGATGCGCAACTTGCACTTATCGATAAAATGCTTGCAGAAGCAAATATCTAG
- the atpH gene encoding ATP synthase F1 subunit delta has protein sequence MKLSRAASRYAKAILSLAIDENNAVVVNEDMKSILVTVSKNKELRDYLSSPLVKPEQKRAGLHQVFKDANEVTMKTFDLLVANKRTDILLDVATSFIVLFEEMNKREIATVTTAVEITADLEKKVLAKAQELAGKEVALEKVIDPSILGGFILRVGDREINASVQNKIGELKRTFASN, from the coding sequence ATGAAATTATCAAGAGCTGCATCACGTTACGCAAAAGCTATTCTCTCTCTAGCAATAGATGAGAACAATGCTGTTGTTGTAAATGAAGATATGAAAAGCATCCTTGTTACTGTTTCTAAAAACAAGGAGTTACGCGATTATCTTTCTAGCCCACTGGTTAAGCCCGAACAAAAACGCGCTGGATTACATCAAGTTTTCAAGGATGCAAATGAGGTGACTATGAAGACTTTTGATCTACTTGTAGCTAATAAACGTACAGATATCCTTCTGGATGTAGCAACAAGCTTTATCGTTCTTTTTGAAGAAATGAATAAGCGTGAGATTGCAACGGTTACAACTGCTGTAGAAATCACAGCAGATCTTGAGAAGAAAGTGCTTGCTAAGGCCCAAGAATTAGCAGGTAAAGAAGTAGCCCTTGAGAAAGTAATTGACCCTAGTATTTTAGGAGGTTTTATACTTAGAGTAGGGGATAGAGAGATTAATGCAAGTGTGCAAAATAAAATTGGTGAACTAAAAAGAACTTTTGCTAGTAATTAG
- the atpA gene encoding F0F1 ATP synthase subunit alpha, translating to MAEVNPAEVSAILKQQLSGFDATASLDEVGTVLTVGDGIARVYGLSNAQYGELVSFASGLEGIVLNLEEDNVGVVLLGKSLEVKEGDTVKRTERIASLKVGEGIVGRVVNTLGEPIDGKGAIEGDLYEMPLERKAPGVIFREPVTEPMQTGIKAIDAMIPVGRGQRELVIGDRQTGKSTVCIDTIINQKEFYDAGEPVYCIYVAIGQKASNVALIANVLEEAGALAYTTIVAANASDPAPMQVYAPFAGAAIGEYFRDTGRPALIVFDDLSKQAVAYREVSLLLRRPPGREAYPGDVFFLHSRLLERAAKVINNDEIAANMNDLPESLKPIVKGGGSLTALPIIETQAGDVSAYIPTNVISITDGQIFLDGDLFNSGVRPAINVGISVSRVGGNAQIKSMKKVSGTLKLDQAAYRELEAFAKFGSDLDAATLSIIEKGKRNVEILKQAQNNPFPVENQIAIIYAGSKNLLRNVPINKVKEFERDYLELLNAKHRGVLDTLKAGKLTDEVIETLTAVAKDLSSRY from the coding sequence ATGGCAGAAGTAAATCCAGCAGAAGTATCAGCAATACTTAAGCAACAACTATCAGGTTTTGATGCGACTGCATCACTTGATGAAGTGGGAACCGTACTTACCGTAGGTGATGGTATCGCACGTGTTTACGGTCTTTCTAACGCACAATACGGGGAACTTGTTTCTTTTGCAAGTGGGCTGGAAGGAATCGTTCTTAACCTTGAAGAAGATAACGTTGGAGTTGTACTTCTAGGTAAATCACTTGAGGTTAAAGAAGGTGATACTGTTAAACGTACAGAGCGAATTGCTTCCCTGAAAGTAGGAGAAGGAATTGTAGGTCGTGTCGTAAATACTCTTGGTGAGCCTATCGATGGTAAAGGTGCTATAGAAGGTGATCTTTACGAGATGCCACTAGAGCGTAAAGCTCCGGGAGTAATTTTCCGTGAGCCTGTTACAGAGCCTATGCAAACCGGTATCAAAGCTATTGATGCGATGATTCCTGTAGGTCGTGGACAACGTGAGTTGGTAATCGGTGACCGTCAAACGGGTAAGTCTACTGTTTGTATCGATACAATCATCAATCAGAAAGAATTTTATGATGCTGGCGAGCCAGTATATTGTATATACGTTGCGATAGGGCAAAAAGCCTCTAACGTAGCATTAATTGCTAATGTGCTTGAAGAAGCTGGCGCACTTGCTTACACGACTATCGTGGCAGCAAATGCATCTGATCCTGCTCCTATGCAAGTATATGCGCCATTTGCTGGTGCAGCTATTGGGGAGTATTTCCGTGATACGGGTCGTCCTGCACTTATTGTTTTTGATGACTTATCAAAACAAGCAGTTGCTTATCGTGAAGTATCTCTTTTGCTACGTCGTCCACCAGGACGTGAAGCATACCCTGGAGATGTATTCTTCCTTCACTCTAGATTGTTAGAGCGCGCGGCAAAAGTCATCAACAATGATGAAATTGCAGCAAACATGAACGACTTACCAGAAAGTTTGAAGCCTATCGTAAAAGGTGGTGGATCGCTTACTGCTCTACCTATTATTGAAACACAAGCTGGTGATGTATCTGCATATATCCCGACTAACGTGATCTCTATTACAGATGGACAGATTTTCTTAGATGGAGACTTGTTTAACTCTGGTGTACGCCCAGCGATAAACGTAGGTATCTCGGTATCTCGTGTAGGTGGGAACGCACAAATCAAATCGATGAAGAAAGTATCTGGTACATTAAAACTGGATCAAGCAGCTTACCGTGAATTAGAAGCCTTTGCAAAATTTGGTTCTGATCTTGATGCCGCTACTTTAAGTATTATCGAGAAAGGAAAGAGAAACGTTGAAATTCTTAAGCAAGCACAAAACAATCCTTTCCCAGTAGAAAATCAAATTGCGATTATCTATGCGGGTTCCAAGAACTTGTTGAGAAATGTGCCTATTAATAAAGTAAAAGAATTTGAAAGAGATTACTTAGAATTACTTAATGCAAAGCATAGAGGGGTTCTAGATACTCTTAAAGCTGGAAAACTTACTGATGAAGTGATTGAAACACTTACTGCAGTAGCTAAGGATCTTTCTTCTCGTTACTAA
- the atpG gene encoding ATP synthase F1 subunit gamma, translating into MANLKEIRNRISSVSSTMQITSAMKMVSAAKLKKAQDAITAMRPYSDKLTELLQNLSATTDGDAGSKYTEQRDVERALVVAITSNRGLAGAFNTNIIKELIRLNQNELKGVDVSYMTIGKKANDFVSKQSPVQSNKSDLFENISYDNVAVIAEELMELFTTGQFDKIVIVYNSFKNAATQIVMTEDFLPLKPVAKDEDALQAETELDYIFEPSKEEIIEELIPKSLKMQLYKGVRDSWASEHGARMTAMHKATDNATELRDQLKLTYNKARQAAITNEILEIVGGAEALNS; encoded by the coding sequence ATGGCAAACCTTAAAGAAATAAGAAACAGAATATCCTCTGTATCATCTACCATGCAGATTACCTCTGCAATGAAGATGGTAAGTGCGGCAAAGTTGAAAAAAGCACAAGATGCTATTACAGCAATGCGTCCTTATTCTGATAAGCTTACAGAACTTCTTCAAAACCTTAGTGCTACTACGGACGGCGATGCTGGAAGTAAATATACAGAGCAACGAGATGTAGAAAGAGCTCTTGTGGTTGCAATTACTTCTAACCGTGGTCTTGCAGGCGCTTTTAATACCAATATTATTAAAGAGCTGATTCGACTGAATCAAAACGAATTAAAAGGTGTGGACGTTTCTTACATGACTATAGGTAAGAAAGCAAACGACTTTGTAAGCAAACAATCTCCCGTACAATCTAATAAAAGCGATTTATTTGAGAATATTTCTTATGATAACGTAGCTGTAATTGCCGAAGAATTGATGGAGCTGTTTACAACAGGTCAATTTGATAAGATCGTTATCGTTTATAACAGCTTTAAAAATGCTGCTACACAAATCGTAATGACAGAAGACTTTCTTCCTCTTAAGCCAGTGGCAAAAGATGAGGATGCCCTTCAAGCAGAAACCGAGCTGGACTACATTTTTGAGCCTTCTAAGGAAGAAATCATTGAAGAATTGATTCCTAAGTCACTTAAGATGCAATTGTACAAAGGAGTGCGTGATTCTTGGGCTAGTGAGCACGGTGCTCGTATGACAGCAATGCACAAAGCAACAGACAACGCAACTGAGCTAAGAGATCAATTGAAATTGACTTACAACAAAGCACGTCAAGCAGCTATTACAAACGAGATTCTTGAGATCGTGGGTGGTGCTGAAGCATTGAATAGCTAA
- a CDS encoding thymidine kinase, with translation MFLENTVNHEEQFGWIEVICGSMFSGKTEELIRRLKRAQFAQQKVEIFKPSIDVRYDEEMVVSHDSNEIPSTPVPAAANIPLLASDCQVVGIDEAQFFDDEIVAVCNALANRGIRVIVAGLDMDFKGNPFGPMPALMATAEYVTKVHAVCTRTGNLAQYSYRKTADEKVVMLGEQQEYEPLSRAAYYKAMLSDKLKDTDVKTDQVNDKNTS, from the coding sequence ATGTTTCTAGAAAATACGGTTAATCATGAAGAGCAATTTGGCTGGATCGAAGTAATTTGTGGTTCCATGTTCTCTGGTAAAACAGAAGAATTGATCAGACGTTTAAAAAGAGCGCAGTTTGCACAGCAAAAAGTAGAGATTTTTAAACCTTCTATTGACGTGCGATACGATGAAGAAATGGTAGTTTCTCACGATTCTAACGAGATTCCGAGTACACCAGTTCCTGCTGCGGCAAACATCCCACTTCTTGCAAGTGACTGTCAAGTTGTAGGAATAGACGAAGCCCAGTTTTTTGATGATGAAATAGTTGCGGTGTGTAATGCTCTTGCAAATCGCGGTATACGAGTGATTGTGGCCGGATTAGATATGGACTTTAAAGGAAACCCCTTTGGTCCGATGCCTGCACTGATGGCAACAGCAGAGTATGTCACTAAAGTTCACGCGGTTTGTACTAGAACAGGAAATCTAGCCCAGTATTCTTACCGCAAAACTGCTGATGAAAAAGTAGTCATGTTAGGAGAGCAACAAGAATACGAACCCTTGAGTCGGGCAGCTTACTATAAAGCCATGCTTTCTGACAAATTGAAAGATACAGACGTAAAGACGGATCAAGTGAATGATAAAAACACCTCCTAA
- the alr gene encoding alanine racemase → MQLKGTRLEVNLEALAHNYHYLRSKISEDTKFMSVVKANAYGHGMVPIAQKLQELGTDYFATAYMEEGVELRDNGIIKPILILHPQQHNLDVCIDRCLEPVIYSMEMLDAFTASAKAKQQQSYPIHLEFNTGLNRIGIDHKDVDNVLEKLSSSPEVKVRGLQSHLAASEDLGESVFTQKQIALFEEITSKVQQKLGYEILKHESNTSGLLNYKNAHFSMVRSGIGLYGYGNDAQYDAHLKPIATLISNISQIRTIEAGETVSYNRKFVAKGRTTYAVVALGHGDGINRIYGYGKLEVRINGKSAPTLGIICMDMFMVDMSSIEAKVGDEVVIFDPHIHTSRQMAEDAGTISYELLTGIQKRVRRVYLNNASN, encoded by the coding sequence ATGCAATTAAAAGGGACCAGATTAGAAGTAAATTTAGAAGCGCTAGCCCACAACTACCATTATTTGCGTAGCAAAATAAGTGAAGACACTAAATTTATGTCGGTCGTTAAGGCTAATGCTTATGGCCATGGAATGGTACCTATTGCCCAAAAACTACAAGAATTAGGAACAGACTATTTTGCGACCGCTTATATGGAGGAAGGCGTAGAATTGAGAGATAACGGAATTATAAAACCCATTCTCATTCTCCATCCACAGCAGCACAATCTGGATGTATGCATAGATCGCTGTTTAGAGCCGGTTATTTATAGTATGGAGATGCTCGATGCTTTTACCGCTTCCGCGAAAGCGAAACAACAACAATCCTATCCCATACATTTAGAATTCAATACTGGATTAAATCGCATAGGAATAGATCATAAAGATGTAGACAACGTCCTGGAAAAGCTATCCTCTAGCCCAGAAGTCAAAGTACGAGGTTTACAATCACATCTCGCAGCCAGTGAAGATCTAGGTGAAAGTGTTTTTACTCAAAAACAAATTGCTTTATTTGAAGAAATCACATCAAAAGTTCAACAAAAATTGGGTTATGAGATTCTTAAACACGAATCCAATACCAGCGGTCTTCTCAATTATAAGAACGCCCATTTTAGCATGGTGCGCTCAGGAATAGGCCTGTATGGTTATGGAAACGATGCACAGTATGATGCACATCTAAAACCTATTGCGACCCTTATCTCCAACATTTCACAGATACGAACTATAGAAGCTGGTGAGACGGTAAGTTATAACCGCAAGTTTGTTGCAAAGGGTCGAACTACCTATGCCGTTGTTGCACTAGGTCATGGCGATGGAATTAATCGCATCTATGGGTATGGGAAGCTAGAAGTTAGAATTAACGGGAAGTCAGCCCCTACATTAGGTATTATATGTATGGATATGTTCATGGTAGACATGAGCTCCATAGAGGCAAAAGTGGGGGATGAAGTTGTTATTTTTGACCCTCACATTCACACTTCAAGACAAATGGCTGAAGATGCCGGCACCATTTCTTACGAACTCCTCACAGGTATTCAAAAACGGGTAAGACGCGTGTATTTAAATAATGCATCCAATTAA
- the mscL gene encoding large conductance mechanosensitive channel protein MscL yields MFKEFKDFIMTGNVIDLAVAVILAGAVSAVVKGFVNLIMMPIIGHFTGGIDFADLKLVLSEAVLGADGVVTKPENAIMYGAWVNTIISLVIVGFVLFLIVKAYNKARKPKAAPAPAGPTKEEQLLMEIRDAIKLQK; encoded by the coding sequence ATGTTTAAAGAATTCAAAGATTTTATAATGACGGGAAACGTTATAGACCTTGCCGTTGCAGTGATATTAGCCGGGGCTGTAAGTGCTGTAGTAAAAGGGTTTGTAAATCTAATTATGATGCCTATCATAGGTCATTTTACAGGAGGTATTGATTTTGCCGATCTTAAACTCGTATTGTCTGAGGCAGTACTAGGCGCTGATGGCGTAGTGACAAAACCAGAAAACGCAATTATGTACGGTGCATGGGTCAACACCATTATCTCTTTAGTAATCGTTGGTTTTGTTCTGTTTTTAATTGTAAAAGCATACAACAAAGCTAGAAAGCCCAAAGCAGCACCAGCACCGGCAGGACCTACAAAAGAAGAACAACTTCTTATGGAAATACGCGATGCCATCAAATTACAGAAATAG
- a CDS encoding aspartate-semialdehyde dehydrogenase: MKIAVVGVTGMVGQVMLRILEERNLNVSTLIPVASDKSVGTEVIFKGKQYKVVSMKQAIDSRPDIALFSAGGEVSLEFAPQFAAVGTTVIDNSSAFRMDTDKKLIVPEINASTLTKEDKIIANPNCSTIQMVATLAPLHKKYGVKRVVISTYQSITGTGVKAVEQLENEYAGKKGPMAYPYQIHKNAIPHCDVFEENGYTKEEMKLIKETQKILDDYTIAVTATAVRIPVVGGHSESVNVEFKTDFTESDVRRLLSETPGVTVQDNVDVNVYPMPLIAHGKDDVFVGRIRRDHSQEKTINMWIVSDNLRKGAATNAVQIAEYLIKNNLV, translated from the coding sequence ATGAAAATAGCTGTTGTAGGCGTTACCGGTATGGTAGGCCAGGTCATGCTGCGCATCCTTGAGGAGCGCAATCTTAATGTTTCTACCCTTATTCCTGTTGCCTCCGATAAATCTGTAGGTACCGAGGTCATTTTTAAGGGCAAACAGTACAAGGTAGTAAGTATGAAACAGGCTATCGATAGTAGACCAGACATCGCTCTTTTTTCAGCTGGCGGTGAGGTAAGTCTGGAATTTGCACCACAATTTGCAGCAGTGGGAACTACTGTGATTGATAATTCCAGTGCCTTTAGGATGGATACCGATAAGAAGCTGATCGTCCCAGAAATCAATGCCAGCACTCTTACAAAAGAGGATAAAATCATTGCAAATCCTAACTGTTCTACTATTCAAATGGTAGCGACCTTGGCACCTCTTCATAAAAAATACGGTGTAAAAAGGGTGGTAATTTCTACCTATCAGTCCATTACAGGAACAGGAGTAAAAGCTGTAGAGCAATTAGAAAATGAATATGCAGGTAAAAAAGGTCCTATGGCTTATCCTTACCAAATTCATAAAAATGCCATTCCTCACTGTGACGTTTTTGAAGAAAACGGGTACACAAAAGAAGAGATGAAACTCATCAAGGAAACTCAAAAAATTCTAGATGATTATACGATAGCTGTTACCGCAACTGCTGTCCGCATTCCTGTAGTGGGAGGGCATTCTGAAAGTGTTAACGTAGAATTTAAAACTGATTTTACCGAGTCTGATGTAAGAAGACTTTTATCAGAAACACCTGGAGTAACTGTTCAAGATAACGTAGATGTAAACGTATATCCTATGCCGTTAATTGCCCATGGTAAAGACGACGTTTTTGTAGGCCGTATACGAAGAGATCATTCTCAAGAAAAAACAATTAACATGTGGATTGTTTCAGACAACCTTAGAAAAGGAGCCGCTACTAACGCTGTTCAAATTGCCGAATACCTTATAAAAAACAATCTTGTTTAG